A window from Pan paniscus chromosome 14, NHGRI_mPanPan1-v2.0_pri, whole genome shotgun sequence encodes these proteins:
- the LOC100991729 gene encoding uncharacterized protein LOC100991729, translated as MKTHWPPLLFERVFYLCMILRNHTLVMWRIIRKLSHSQCEKQVFKNSSCHLKGQHSIIGARYSQLFSLQGWAYLFVFRKTPKPGYAGLFAVCSMETGVARIKELGSAWLPDAHMAHTKHCVQTSSSITRNVTAECCWRWWREASRAQSHLDPGPGTSRCPTISLLPLPRMSTQRKTQGARDDWAGLGDPPENTPRTTLEELLFCGTNDANASTNAQPEESGQINKVPDTALLGPVSNKPDINRCVETLGKLPGALGGWREAHGPAPGSRALPTPPHDPRRKHLTGPPGVQGVSRPVPG; from the coding sequence ATGAAAACCCACTGGCCCCCCTTGCTCTTTGAACGGGTCTTTTACCTGTGCATGATTTTGAGGAATCACACGCTGGTCATGTGGAGAATTATTCGGAAGCTGTCACACTCACAATGCGAGAAACAAGTTTTCAAAAATTCCTCTTGTCACTTGAAAGGTCAACATTCTATCATTGGTGCCAGATACTCCCAGCTGTTTTCCTTACAGGGATGGGCTTACTTGTTTGTTTTCAGGAAAACACCCAAGCCTGGGTATGCAGGTCTGTTCGCTGTTTGTTCCATGGAAACTGGTGTTGCAAGAATAAAGGAGCTTGGTTCAGCTTGGCTGCCAGACGCCCACATGGCACACACAAAGCACTGTGTGCAAACCTCCAGCTCCATCACAAGGAACGTCACTGCCGAATGCTGCTGGCGATGGTGGCGAGAAGCCTCACGAGCTCAAAGCCACCTTGATCCGGGCCCAGGCACCAGCAGGTGTCCCACCATCAGCCTTTTGCCATTGCCGCGAATGTCAACACAGAGAAAAACGCAAGGGGCCCGAGATGACTGGGCTGGTCTTGGAGACCCCCCTGAAAACACCCCAAGGACCACACTTGAAGAACTGCTGTTCTGTGGAACAAATGATGCCAACGCTTCAACAAATGCACAGCCCGAAGAGTCTGGGCAGATAAACAAGGTGCCGGACACGGCCCTGCTGGGTCCTGTTTCAAACAAGCCAGACATAAATAGATGTGTGGAGACCCTGGGAAAACTTCCAGGAGCActtgggggctggagggaggcaCACGGGCCTGCGCCTGGGAGCCGTGCTCTGCCCACTCCACCCCATGACCCTCGAAGGAAGCACCTCACGGGGCCCCCAGGGGTGCAGGGAGTCAGCCGCCCTGTTCCTGGGTGA
- the LOC129393673 gene encoding LOW QUALITY PROTEIN: putative uncharacterized protein FLJ46204 (The sequence of the model RefSeq protein was modified relative to this genomic sequence to represent the inferred CDS: inserted 2 bases in 1 codon), which produces MHIHARVHTCTYADMHTYMHTCAHAYTCKHACTHVHTXHRHALTRTDTPKHAHTHVHIYAHMQICTHAHANMHAHMYTHHTETQTCTHIHMHTQTQTWTYTCTHAHTRSHTRTHMHACTQTRTYTTLHKHAHTDTNTCTHTCTCTHTTHRHAHTRAHRHAHTCTQACTHTYTETHSQTHKRLCAETTFCIH; this is translated from the exons atgcacatacaCGCACGcgtacatacatgcacatatgcagATATGCACACgtatatgcacacatgtgcacatgcatacacatgcaaacatgcatgcacacatgtacacac ccacAGACATGCACTCACACGTACAGACACACCCAAACATGCgcatacacacgtgcacatatatgcacacatgcagatatgcacacatgcacatgcaaacatgcatgcacacatgtacacacaccacacagagacacagacatgcactcacatacacatgcacacacagacacaaacatggacatacacgtgcacacatgcgcacacacgcagtcacacacgtacacacatgcatgcatgcacacagacacgcacataCACCACActgcacaaacatgcacacacagacacaaacacatgcacacacacgtgcacatgcactcacaccacacacagacatgcgcacacacgtgcacacaggcatgcacacacgtgcacacaggcatgcacacacacgtacacagagACACATTCACAAACACATAAACGCTTGTGTGCGGAGACAACTTTCTGCATTCATTGA
- the LOC134728820 gene encoding serine/arginine repetitive matrix protein 3: MWSKNASAQYGSEYDSQYGSEYYSEYGSEYGKKPPRQPRSRHNGKETASSATEPARPERNRLLGHGAGRTRKKPPPQPRSRRGRKETASSATEPARRERNRLLSHGAGAAGKKPPPQPRSRHNGKETASSATEPARPERNRLLSHGAGAAGKKPPPQPRSRRGGKETASSATEPARRERNRLLSHGAGTAGKKPPPQPRSRRGRKETASSATEPAWPERNRLLSHGAGAAGKKPPPQPRSRRNWKATPRAEKQWVCKEWENTQKAGHAKRPPVSVNGSRPPRCPHAPGSLATPRERPERVTSTAFTSGGSVPLDTPHRSLGQRRNLVPAHRRRLHKEPSLQRDCGKQASGPWAQHQECQTWFSEAAAFLPRLPLGATQGS, translated from the exons ATGTGGAGCAAAAATGCAAGTGCACAGTACGGCAGCGAGTACGACAGCCAGTACGGCAGCGAGTACTACAGCGAGTACGGCAGCGAGTATG GAAAGAAACCGCCTCGTCAGCCACGGAGCCGGCACAACGGGAAAGAAACCGCCTCCTCAGCCACGGAGCCGGCGCGGCCGGAAAGAAACCGCCTCCTCGGCCACGGAGCCGGCAGAACCCGAAAGAAACCGCCTCCTCAGCCACGGAGCCGGCGCGGCCGGAAAGAAACCGCCTCCTCAGCCACGGAGCCGGCGCGGCGGGAAAGAAACCGCCTCCTCAGCCACGGAGCCGGCGCGGCGGGAAAGAAACCGCCTCCTCAGCCACGGAGCCGGCACAACGGGAAAGAAACCGCCTCCTCAGCCACGGAGCCGGCGCGGCCGGAAAGAAACCGCCTCCTCAGCCACGGAGCCGGCGCGGCGGGAAAGAAACCGCCTCCTCAGCCACGGAGCCGGCGCGGCGGGAAAGAAACCGCCTCCTCAGCCACGGAGCCGGCACGGCGGGAAAGAAACCGCCTCCTCAGCCACGGAGCCGGCACGGCGGGAAAGAAACCGCCTCCTCAGCCACGGAGCCGGCGCGGCCGGAAAGAAACCGCCTCGTCAGCCACGGAGCCGGCATGGCCGGAAAGAAACCGCCTCCTCAGCCACGGAGCCGGCGCGGCCGGAAAGAAACCGCCTCCTCAGCCACGGAGCCGGCGCAACTGGAAAGCAACTCCCCGAGCTGAAAAGCAATGGGTTTGCAAAGAGTGGGAAAACACACAGAAGGCGGGTCATGCAAAACGTCCTCCCGTGTCTGTAAATGGCAGTCGCCCGCCACGATGTCCACATGCACCGGGGAGTCTGGCCACGCCAAGGGAGAGACCAGAGAGGGTAACTAGCACAGCGTTCACATCTGGTGGTTCTGTCCCCCTAGACACTCCGCACCGAAGCCTGGGGCAGAGGAGAAACCTCGTGCCTGCACACAGAAGGCGTCTCCACAAGGAGCCGTCTCTACAGCGTGACTGTGGAAAGCAGGCCtcgggaccctgggcccagcaccAAGAATGCCAGACCTGGTTCTCCGAGGCTGCGGCATTCCTCCCACGTCTGCCTCTAGGGGCCACGCAAGGGAGTTGA